TGGGCGGCCGGGCGGCCATCGTGGTGCTGCTTCTGGCGGCGGTAATCCTGATCGCCTATTTTTACATGGATTACCAGCGAAAGACGTACAGCAACTACAGCATCATCGAGTGGAATGAGCTCAGCGGTATGGAGAATTCCAACAGCGTTTCCTTCGGCGGCAATATCCTGCGCTACAATAAAGATGGCGTGGCCTACGTGGATTACACCAATGCCCAGATCTGGAACCAGCCTTACGAGATGGGATCACCGATGCTGGATGTGAGTGACCAGGCGGCAGCCGTGGCGGACAAGGGCGGCAATAAGATATACCTTTTTGACGAAAAGGGCCTGACCGGCGAGATCGACACGGTGCTTCCCATTCAGAAGATCGCGGTGTCGGATGCGGATACGGTGGCTGTGCTGTTGAAGGATGGCAGCGTCAGCCGGGTGAATTATTACAATAAGAGCGGCGAAGTGATTTCCGAGATGAAGATCGGTATGGACAACATGGGCTATCCCATGGCCATGGACGTGTCGCCGGACGGCAAGATGTTCATGCTGTCTTTTTTGAGCGTGTCCGGCGGCAGTCTGGATACGGTGATTTCTTATTATAATTTTGGAAATGTGGGACAGGAGTACAAGGATCGTCTGGTGAAGTCCAAGACTTACGAGGACAGCGTGTTCCCGGAGGTGGAATTCCTGGACGACAGTACCTCCGTGGCTTACGGGGATACCATGGCCTGTATTTACAAAGGTTCCCAGATTCCGGAGGAATCCGCCACCATCACGTTTGCGCAGGAGATCCAGAGCGTATTTTCTGATGCCACGCATCTGGGCTTTATCCTCAGCAACGACAAAGAGGGCACCCCATACCTGGCAGAGGTGTACAATCTGAGCGGGAAAAAGAT
Above is a window of Oscillospiraceae bacterium NTUH-002-81 DNA encoding:
- a CDS encoding DUF5711 family protein produces the protein MAEDNIRPFRTRDAKNVPTEEERALHKKIRRHRLGGRAAIVVLLLAAVILIAYFYMDYQRKTYSNYSIIEWNELSGMENSNSVSFGGNILRYNKDGVAYVDYTNAQIWNQPYEMGSPMLDVSDQAAAVADKGGNKIYLFDEKGLTGEIDTVLPIQKIAVSDADTVAVLLKDGSVSRVNYYNKSGEVISEMKIGMDNMGYPMAMDVSPDGKMFMLSFLSVSGGSLDTVISYYNFGNVGQEYKDRLVKSKTYEDSVFPEVEFLDDSTSVAYGDTMACIYKGSQIPEESATITFAQEIQSVFSDATHLGFILSNDKEGTPYLAEVYNLSGKKIFSEDVSLAYTQVKLDREKVILFNDTEFSVYSLSGIHKFEGEYESTIKDVISTNKQSRYIIITPTEMDKIKLE